A segment of the Pseudoalteromonas sp. DL-6 genome:
AATAGCCGCTGTGGTGCGTTTAACGCTGGTAAAGTTAAGGAATTTCCTCACTCTAAGCCTAAAAAAGTAGTGCCTAAAAAAAGCTGCCACCAGTTAATTATTAAACATAACGACAAAGTGCTTATGGAAAAACGCCCAAACAGCGGTATTTGGGGCGGATTATTTGGATTTTTTGAATTTAATGAGTACAGCGAGCTTGAAACTTTTTTAGCACAACAAGGGCTTGAAAGTGATCTTGATGAAGTAGTACCTTTTACTCATGTATTTTCACATTTTGAGCTTACGATTAACCCACATGTACTGAATATTGAGAAAGCCCCTGATGTAGTCAACGACAAGCAGCTGGTGTGGTATCCACTCGATCAATCAATAGAAGTAGGGTTAGCGGCACCGACTAAAAAGTTGGTTAAACAAATGAGCCCAATAGGTTAAACTATTGGCATTTAGCGTTTAGGGGAACAATCATGGCACGTACAGTATTTTGTCAAAAGTTACAAAAAGAGGCCGAAGGGCTTGGTTTTCAGTTATACCCTGGTGAACTTGGTGAGAAAATTTTTAATAATATTTCTAAAGAAGCCTGGGGGCAATGGCAGCATAAGCAAACGATGCTGATCAACGAAAAGCATTTAAACATGATGGATCCAGAGCATCGTACTTTTTTAGAAGAGCAAATGGTTGGCTTTTTATTCGAAGGTAAAGAGGTTGAGATTGAAGGCTATAAGCCAGTAGAAAAATAAATTAACCTCTGCTTATGTAAAATTAATAAAAAAGGGCTATTAGCCCTTTTTTATTGTCATAATAACGCTCTCAGAAACATACGATCTTAGCTAAACAAGTTCGTCCTGTTCCTCATTATTTCTAATTTGTTCTTTTAAGAACTGTGCTGCTTTTGAGTATTCAATTTCGAGCTCATCTCTCATTTCAATTAACTCATCTGCACTTACCTCATCGCTCTTACACTTCTCTTCAAATGACTGCGCTAAATCAGCAACAATGTTAGCTCCTACTGTTTTTGATATAGATTTTAATTGATGACAAGCTGCTACAACATCCGCCTGATTGCTTTGTAATACTGCAAAGTTAATCACTTTAATTTGTTCTTGGCTTTGTTCTAAATACATTTTAAAAAAGCGGATTATTTTAGCGTCATCACCATTTATATACTTATTTGCCGATTCCATATCAATAGGTATAACTGGCTTTTCAGCCGAACTAACTTTTTTCGGTTGTTTGCTGTATAAGTCACTCCATTGTTTTAATGTGTCTTCTAGTGCATTTAGCTCAATAGGTTTAGTGATAAAGTCGTTAATACCCACTGCTAAACATCGCTCTCTCTCGCCTTTTAGCGCATTGGCAGTGACAGCAATAATATATGGTTGTGCGTCAATTGATTCCAGTAATGAAGCTTCTTCTCTAATTTTTTCAACCATGTCGTAGCCAGACATTTTTGGCATATGTAAATCGGTTAAAATGAGCGAGTAGCTATTTTTACGCCACATATCTAGACCTTCTTCACCGTTATTAGCCACTTCTACACTGTACCCTAGTATATGTAACTGTTCGGTGAGTACCTCTTGGTTCAATAGGTTATCTTCAACCAATAATACCAGTCTATTTGCGGCCAGCGCTTCTTCAGAACTTAGGTAGTGGTTCATAGTTTTAGCTTTTTTAATTTGCTTAGGTTTATGTAAGCCGGCAGCTACCAAAATTGAAAGCATAAAGTTAGATTTACACAATGGGGAAGCATTAATATAGAAAATATTTTTATGATTAATTACCGCTTCATCTAATTTACTTAACACCACCATTTGCTGGTTATTATCTTCTAATGAGTAGAGTAAGCTTCTTAGTAGGGTACTGATACTACTCATGTCATCAATACCATCGACAACCCAAATAATATCCTTGGTATCTTGATGCGTTTCTATATCTTGCTGCTCGTGAGCGTAAGTTATTTTAGCGCCCATAAATGACAAGTAACGATAAATGACTTTGCCACGTTCAGCGTTGCTACTAACAACAATGACATGTTTGCCATTGAGAGTGTTTTTGTGGGCAAATTCAGTTTTACCTGCGGTGGAAAAAGGTAACTCGACAGTAAACTCACTCCCAATACCTTCATGGCTAGTTACATGAATACTTCCAAGCATTAGCTCAGTTAAGCTTTTACAAATTGAAAGACCAAGCCCTGTTCCACCAAACTCTCGCGTAATAGAGCTTTCCGCTTGAGTGAATGGGTTAAAGATTTTTCTCAATTGAGATTGGCTCATTCCTTTACCGTTATCACTCACGCAAAAGCGCAATGTAAAGTGATCGGCGGTGTTATGTGCTACTTCTACTGATATTCTTACTTTACCCTGCGTTGTACCATTGGTGCTGGTAAACTTAATGGCATTACTACATAAATTATATAGTACTTGGCGCACTCTGACGGAGTCACCTTTAAGGTTGTTGGGGATGTCGGGGGCAATTGATAAATCGAGTTCTAGGTGGCGATTTTTAGCAACCGACGATAACACCTTAGCAACCTCTTCTAGCGTATCGGCAACGGAAAACGGAACTGGATCTATATTGAGCTTTCCAGCCTCAATTTTAGAAAAATCTAAAATATCATCTAAAATACTTAATAACGAAAATGCTGATTCACGAATAATAGTACTTAAACGTTGTTGTGCGCCATCGAGTTCTGTTTGGCGTAGTAAATCAATAGTACCAATAACACCATTCATAGGTGTTCTTATTTCGTGGCTCATGGTGGCTAAAAAGGTGGTTTTAGTTTCACTGGCTTTTAACGCTTTTTGGGTTTGTTTTTCTAATTCAAAGGTTCTGCTTTGTACTTCTGTTTCAAGGCTTGTTTGAAGCTTTTTTAATTCTTTTTGTGCAGCTTGGTCGTCAGCTTGAACCATGCTTACTTTTTTCAGTAATAAATTAATTTGTTGAGCTACAGTTTCTAATCCCCCTTCAAGCTGCTCATTAAGGGTGCTTTGATAATTATCATTTTGTGTAATTGCTTTGAGTTCTTGAGTGAGAGAGTCTGTGTTTTTATGTAATCGCTTATTAATGTACTTATTAAACACTATGGCTAATAAAAACAGCGCTATTAGAGCTACAATACCGGTAAAAAAGGCATTCATTAGTGAACTTTGGGGCGAAGGTAAAGTTAAAGGTTGTTTGTGCTCAATAATAAGTTCAGCAATGATCTGCCCATCCACTGAAATAACATGATGCAGTATGCCTTGTTGTTTAATGTGCTTATTAATGGCTAAAGGTGCAATTGAATTATTATTATTGCTATAAATTAGCTCTGCTTGATTGTTGGCATTAAAACGGTGCAGAGTATATTTAAAATCATTGTTGAGTAAGCTTGCAATGTCAAAAAGTGGTTTGGCCTTGTCTTGTCCGTATAATGTTAGTGCTTCTACAATGGGCTGCTCAAGACTTTCAGCAAGTTTAGTGACCGCGATGGTGGAGGCTGAGGAAAGTTCATTGTTCTTAGCATTGCTTTGTGAGTAAAGCGAATAGGCGACTATAGATAATGTGGTTATTATAAGGTTACTAACTAAAAATAAAGGTAGTAGGCCTTTTATTGCTGAAGAGAACTTACTCTGCATGAGTTTTCCTATCGTGGTAATATTAAAACGGTAAGCCCGTACCGAAAGTTGTGAACTAATCGTAACACCTAAAAAAAATAATTCACTACGTTTTTTAAACTCTTTTGTTGAATAAATGCACGGTGTTAACGAAAACTGTGGTTAGTTGTTTGAAAACCGTTCAAACGGTTATAAAGAATAAAAAAAAAGTTGACTTGTAAGGGCAAAACTCGTTTAATACGCCGCACGCCCAGATAGCCAAGTCAGTAGAGTTTGGTGGGAATTGCATTAAAAATCTGTTTGGGTTTTTAATCAGCACTGTATAAGTGCCTCGATAGCTCAGTTGGTAGAGCAGAGGATTGAAAATCCTCGTGTCCCTGGTTCGATTCCGGGTCGAGGCACCATTTACAAAGAAGTTATCAATCTTTAAAATTGATAAAGTGCCTTAGCACACAGTTTAGTGTGCCGACTTAGCTCAGCTGGTAGAGCAACTGACTTGTAATCAGTAGGTCAACCGTTCGACTCGGTTAGTCGGCACCATTTTATTTTAGTTGAATGTTTACAATAACGTTAAACTAGCACTGTTTAAGTGCCTCGATAGCTCAGTTGGTAGAGCAGAGGATTGAAAATCCTCGTGTCCCTGGTTCGATTCCGGGTCGAGGCACCATTTACAAAGAAGTTATCAATCTTTAAAATTGATGAAGTGCCTTAGCACACAGTTTAGTGTGCCGACTTAGCTCAGCTGGTAGAGCAACTGACTTGTAATCAGTAGGTCAACCGTTCGACTCGGTTAGTCGGCACCATTTATTTAAATAGTTAGTTTAACTATTTGCACTGTTTAAGTGCCTCGATAGCTCAGTTGGTAGAGCAGAGGATTGAAAATCCTCGTGTCCCTGGTTCGATTCCGGGTCGAGGCACCATTTATACAAAGCCTCGCATATGCGGGGCTTTTTTGTTTCTATTCTAAATTTGGCTCAGCATCAAACTACCTTCCATCTCAAAATATATTTATAATTTTATTCCGCTTTAGCTGGTGTAATGCCAACAGTAAATCCTGCCGTCTTTTCTATATTCACTTTTTAAGAGTTTAAATTAACTTTTTGATTAAAAGTTGGCTTGCTGATTTTTTTGTGATCATTGTGTTAACACTTGGCGTATTGAGTGAACTTATAATTTCATCGCAAGCTATGTAATGTTATGTAAAGTCAATTGAGCAAAGTTTGCTAAAGTGATTGAATAACATTCATAAATAGCACTAATCAGGTTTAAATATGATGTGGCAATGTAAGCCATCTTTATTAGCAATAAGCATTATAATGCTAAGCGGTTGTGCGAGTAATTTAAACCCGCAACAACGTGAGCGAGCGCCGAGTGCACTACCTACCCAATGGCAGCAAGCTGCCGCTAAATCGGTAATAGCCGTAAACGATACTTGGTTCAATAAGCTAGCTTCACCAACAGTAAAGCAGCTAGTTACGCAAGCGCTTAAAAATAATCAACAACTACGACAAGAGCGTTTCGATGTAGAAATACAAAAACAACAATTAATTATTACTGGTGCTGCATTGTGGCCTAGCTTAGATATTTCATCACGGGTGGGGCGCAGTAAAAACAATCGCCCTGTTAGTTATAATAATTCGAGCTCTGTATCGTTAGAGTTAGGTTATGAAATTGATTTATGGGGTAAGCTTTCAAACGCAAAACGCAGGGACAATCTTAACTACCTTGCTCAGCAAGCTCGTTATGAGCAGGCTAAACAACAGCTTATTGCAGATGTTGTAACTAATTGGTTTAACCTAATCAGTGCAGAGCAATTACTTGATTTATTTAAGCGCAGAGAAGCTAATGCTAAACAAAACCTCGAGATTATTGAGTCGGGTTATCGCCAAGGTTTAAATGAAGCGTTAGATGTTTATTTGGCGCGTAACGAATTAAATAATGAACGCTCACGTATAGCCACTCAGCAAGCAAATTTAAGTCAATCTGCTCGTCGTCTTGAGCGCTTGTTGGGCGAGTATCCAAAAGGATTACTGGCGGCTAATCACGACTTACCCGTTATTAATGACGATATTCCTCATGGTCTCCCCTCAGAGCTTATTACTCGTAAACCCACATTACGTGCTAGTTGGTATCAATTGTTAGCCACAGATGCTTCACTGGCTTATGCTCATAAACAGCGTTTCCCAAGTTTAAACTTAAGTGCGGGCTTAAGTGATAGTACTAGCAGGGTAAGCGACTTATTTTCTCCATCAAGCCTAGCATGGTCTCTGATAGGTAGTATTTCAGCTCCTATTTTTAATGGTGGGCGACTTGCTGCCAACGAAGAAATAGCCAGTTTACAAACGCAAAAGCAAGAGCAAGCTTATCTGCAGTCTTTGTATGATGCATTTAGCGATGTTGAAAATGCTATTTCGCAACAGCAGTCACTCAAAGCGCGCTACCAAAGTACATTACAAGCACAAGAGAATGCGTTAGCCGCCGAACAACTATCGTTTGAACAATATCAAAGTGGCTTAGTTAGCTACACCACAGTACTTGATGCGCAAGCCCGTTCATTTGATGCGCAAAGCTCACTGATTGAAATTAAAAATCAACTACTAACTAACCGAATTAATTTACATGTTGCCCTTGGTGGCGATTTTGTAAAATCAATATCCGTACAGGATGAACAAGCAATATGAAACTCAATAAACAAAAAATAATTGTTCCTGCCGCTATCATCATAGCTACACTTTTTTTAGTGATGTTTATTAAAGGCAATCCACCAACCGCATCACGTTTTTCAGCGCCACCGAAAGCAAAAATTAATGTTGCAGTAAAGCCATTACAGTTAATTGACTACCCAGTTGAAATTGATAGTTTTGGTACGGTTAAACCGCGGACTCAGAGTATGTTAGTGGCTCAAGTTTCTGGTCAAATTATCGATATAAATGAGCAGTTTCGCGAAGGTGGCTTTTTTGCCAAAGATGATGTGCTATTGCAACTAGATGATCGCGATTTAAAAGCGGAAGTTAAATCTGCACAAGCTAACTTATTAAATGCAGAGCAAAGTTTGTTAGAAGAGCAAGCTCGTGGTCGCCAAGCATTGACCGACTGGCAGCGCTTAGGGAATGAGTCTGAACCAAGCATATTAGTGCTTAGAAAGCCGCAGCTAGCAGCAGCCCAAGCACAGGTTTTATCAGCTCAAGCACAGCTAGAAAAAGCACAACTCAATCTTGAGCGCACTAAAATTAAAGCGCCCTATGCTGGACGAGTATTAAACCGCAGTGTCGACCTAGGTCAGGTGGTGTCTAATAACATGCAGTTAGCGACTATTTATGCCACTGACAGTGTTGAAATACGCTTACCAATCAAAAATAAAGATCTGCCTTTTATTAATTTACCAGAGCAATATCGAGATGGTGCTAAAAATCAGCGTGGCTCAGCGGTTAACTTCACTTCTGATTTAATTGGCGAGCAACAATGGCAAGGCCAACTTATTCGTACTGAGGGCGCAATAGATGAAAGCGCCCAGCAATTATATGTAGTGGCTAAAATTAACGACCCCTATAAATCAACTAGTGATAATCAATATCCAGTAAAAATAGGCCAATATGTTAAAGCTAAAATTAATGGCAAAGTCGCCTCTCAGGTACTCGTTATTCCTAATAGTGCGATATATCAAGGCAGTTATGTTTATGTGGTTGAAAATGGCACACTACAGCGTAAAAATATTGCCTTAGCATGGCAAAATGCACAGCAAGGCATTGTAAAAAAAGGTTTAGAAGCTGGTAGCCAGTTAGTGTTAACACCGCTTGGGCAGGTAAGTTCAGGTACACCTGTACAGGTAATGGGTGCTACTCCTAAGGCACAAAAACGAGGAGAGCAGCCATGATCGCTTGGTTTACTCGTAACCATGTGGCTGCCAATTTACTGCTCATTAGTATTGTGTTGGGTGGATTATTCAGCCTTTCTTCTAAATTGCCTTTAGAAGTATTCCCTTCGTTTGTTTCTGATCGGATTAATATTAGCGTGAGCTTACGTGGTTCAACCCCTGAAGATGCAGAAAAAGGGGTCACCATACGTATAGAAGAAGCATTACAAGATCTCGAAGGTATTAAACAAATATCAAGTCGCTCTTCTGAGGGATCATCACAAGTCAGTGTCGAAGTTGATACCGGCTACGATGAGCGTGAACTGTTAGCGGATATAAAAAGCCGTGTTGATGCCATTAATACTTTTCCAGCGGATGCAGAAAAACCAGTAATAGGGTTAATCCAGCGTAAGCGTGAAGTAATTGCTGTTACAGTTTCAAGCGACTACAACGAAAAAGAAACCTTAGAATACGCAGAGCAAGTACGTGATCAATTACTGCGAATTCCGGCTATTACCCAAGTTGAACTAAGCGGCGTACGCAACTATGAGCTGGCAATTGAAGTAAGCCAAGATACGCTGCGCCAATACGATTTAACCCTGGCACAAGTATCTAGCGCTATTGCTAATTCAAGCTCAGACATTTCTGCCGGTAATCTTAAAACAGAGGGCGGTGATGTACTTATTCGCTCAAAAGGGCAAGCCTATCGAAAAGATGAATTTGCCAACATAGTGATAAAAAATCAGGCTGATGGCACCATTATTCGTTTAAGTGATATCGCAACCATTAACGATGACTTTGAAGAAACCCCCGTGCGCACCCGCTTTAATGGTAAGCAAGCGGCTTTTATAGATGTGTATCGTATTGGTCCGCAAAGTGCGATAGAAGTGGCTGATGCAGTTAAGAATTATATTACCAGTGAGCAAGCTAATTTACCGCAAGGGTTTTACCTGAGCTATTGGGATGATGACTCAGAGGTAGTAAAGAGTCGTATTGCAACACTGACTAGTAATGCCTTACAAGGTGGTATTTTAGTACTGGGATTGCTGACTTTATTTTTAAGACCAGCCATTGCGTTTTGGGTGTTTATTGGTATCCCGGTTTCGTTTATGGGTGCATTTATGGCAATGGCGGCATTTGGTGTCACCATTAATGTTATTAGCTTATTCGGTTTTATACTCGTGCTGGGGATTGTGGTGGACGATGCCATTGTCACTGGGGAAAACGTGTATACCCACTTAAAAACTGCTAAATCCGGTGAAGAGGCTGCCATAAAAGGGACTCAAGAAGTTGCTACGCCCGTTACTTTTGGGGTACTTACAACCGTAGCTGCTTTTTTACCCTTAGGTTTTATAGAAGGCGCTCGCGGCGCTATTTTTGCGCAAATTCCGGTGGTGGTTATTCCTGTTTTATTATTCTCTCTTATAGAGTCTAAATTTGTCTTACCTGCGCATTTAAAATATATCAAACTGCGTCAACAAAAAGGCGAAGGCTCTAAATTGGAACAACTTCAACAGCGTTTTGCAGATGGTTTTGAACATGCCATTTTAAAATATTATCAACCGGTATTGGGGTTAGCACTACGTAATAAATTGGCTACAGTCAGTTTATTTATGGGCGTATTTTTAATTATTTTAACTATGATCACCAGTGGTTGGACTAAGTTTATTTTCTTCCCGCGGATCCCAAGTGAAACTGTACGCGTTAATTTAACTTTTCCTGCAGGCACCCCGTTTGAGGTTACCAATAAATACATTATTGATATGTCAGATAAAGCCAGAGAGCTTCAGCGTAAGTATCAAGATGAAGAAACAGGACAAAGTATTATCCTTAACATTTTAGCCAGCACTGGTGGAAGAGGAGGGGCTGCTAACTCGGGTAGTGTGCGCTTTGAAATCACCCCAGCAGAACAGCGAGAGTCAGATATCGGCTCGCGTGAATTGGTAAAAGAGTGGCGGCAACTGATAGGTATAGTGCCAGGAGCTGAAAGCTTAACATTCAGAGCTGAGATAGGCCGAAGCTCAAACCCTATAGATGTTCAATTATCGGGTAATTCTATTAGCACACTGCAAACTGTTGCTGAGCAAATTAAACAACGTTTAGCGACGTACCCCAGTGTATTTGATATTGCCGATAGCATGTCTGACGGTAAGGAAGAGCTGCAAATAGAGTTAACAGAGCAAGGATTAGCCCTTGGGCTAAATAGGGTTGATGTATCAAGGCAAGTGCGTAACTCATTTTTTGGTGTACAAGTGCAACGCATTCAACGCGGGCGCGATGATGTGCGCGTTATGGTGCGCTTACCTATAGATGAAAGACGCTCAGTTGCTGATTTAAAAGATATATTAATACAAACGCCTAATGGTGGGCGAGTGCCGTTATCGCACGTAGCCACTTTAGTACCGGGTCAAAGCCCATCAACTATTACCCGTATCGACCGTTACCGTACGCTTAATGTATCGGCAGATGTAGAAAAAACCGATACCAATATGACCGTTTTACAAGCCGATTTAAAGGCTTATTTAGATGAGTTAGTTCAACAGTACCCAGGTGTTAGCCACTCCCTTGAAGGCGAAGCGAAAGAGCAGCGCGAATCGTTTGGTTCGTTACTGTGGGGAATGATCTTTGTCTTCTTTGTCATTTATGGATTACTCGCCATTCCCTTTAAATCATACTTACAACCGCTGGTGGTGATGAGTATTATTCCTTTTGGCATGATAGGCGCGGTAATCGGTCATTGGATAATGGGGATGGAGCTTACCATAATGAGCTTACTAGGCATGCTTGCGTTAATTGGTGTGGTTGTGAATGACTCGTTAGTACTGGTTGATTTTATTAATAAGAAGCGCAGTGAAGGGCTCGATTTAATGGAAGCGGTTAAAACTGCTGGCGTAGCGCGTTTTCGACCGGTTATGCTCACTAGTTTAACCACCTTTATAGGCTTAATGCCATTGCTGTTTGAAAAGGCGACTCAAGCGCAGTTTTTAATTCCTATGGCTGTGAGCTTAGGGTTCGGGATCATATTTGCGACCTTTATAACTTTATTACTTGTTCCAGTTAACTATATGCTTATGGAGCGCTTTCAAGGTTGGTTTAAGTAGTGTTAGGCATTAGAAAGACAAAGGGATAGGCGTTAGAAATAAAATTAAATATCGGGCTGTGGAGACGCAGTTCGATATATTTAAAGACGAAAGATAGGGAATATTTAGTCTAAAGAAATGCTTGAGAACCTAAGCTATAAAGGAAGGTGTTCCCCGAGCATGCGGTGCCCGGTGTCAGTCCTGAAACCTTGAGGTTTCAGGGCGGAAATCTGCGGTTTACCGTAGGCTTCTCGGTACATGCCGAGCTTGCACAATAGTAGACGAACAAAAATCCTGGTATAAAATTTATCGGCTCAGGGACTTAACCAAGCTCCTGCACCCCAGGGAACAAATTCAGTATATAAGACATATTCCAATCCTTAAACCCCAATCGTAAAAAATTACACTGTTCGCTCAGTTTTCCTGCAAATTTAGGGTCTGTTGACCTTTACGGATTAAAATTTGTTCAAACTAGGGGGGGTTAATCGCGGCGCGAGGTTTGTAACCTAGTGGGC
Coding sequences within it:
- a CDS encoding oxidative damage protection protein, which gives rise to MARTVFCQKLQKEAEGLGFQLYPGELGEKIFNNISKEAWGQWQHKQTMLINEKHLNMMDPEHRTFLEEQMVGFLFEGKEVEIEGYKPVEK
- a CDS encoding ATP-binding protein — protein: MQSKFSSAIKGLLPLFLVSNLIITTLSIVAYSLYSQSNAKNNELSSASTIAVTKLAESLEQPIVEALTLYGQDKAKPLFDIASLLNNDFKYTLHRFNANNQAELIYSNNNNSIAPLAINKHIKQQGILHHVISVDGQIIAELIIEHKQPLTLPSPQSSLMNAFFTGIVALIALFLLAIVFNKYINKRLHKNTDSLTQELKAITQNDNYQSTLNEQLEGGLETVAQQINLLLKKVSMVQADDQAAQKELKKLQTSLETEVQSRTFELEKQTQKALKASETKTTFLATMSHEIRTPMNGVIGTIDLLRQTELDGAQQRLSTIIRESAFSLLSILDDILDFSKIEAGKLNIDPVPFSVADTLEEVAKVLSSVAKNRHLELDLSIAPDIPNNLKGDSVRVRQVLYNLCSNAIKFTSTNGTTQGKVRISVEVAHNTADHFTLRFCVSDNGKGMSQSQLRKIFNPFTQAESSITREFGGTGLGLSICKSLTELMLGSIHVTSHEGIGSEFTVELPFSTAGKTEFAHKNTLNGKHVIVVSSNAERGKVIYRYLSFMGAKITYAHEQQDIETHQDTKDIIWVVDGIDDMSSISTLLRSLLYSLEDNNQQMVVLSKLDEAVINHKNIFYINASPLCKSNFMLSILVAAGLHKPKQIKKAKTMNHYLSSEEALAANRLVLLVEDNLLNQEVLTEQLHILGYSVEVANNGEEGLDMWRKNSYSLILTDLHMPKMSGYDMVEKIREEASLLESIDAQPYIIAVTANALKGERERCLAVGINDFITKPIELNALEDTLKQWSDLYSKQPKKVSSAEKPVIPIDMESANKYINGDDAKIIRFFKMYLEQSQEQIKVINFAVLQSNQADVVAACHQLKSISKTVGANIVADLAQSFEEKCKSDEVSADELIEMRDELEIEYSKAAQFLKEQIRNNEEQDELV
- a CDS encoding TolC family protein, giving the protein MMWQCKPSLLAISIIMLSGCASNLNPQQRERAPSALPTQWQQAAAKSVIAVNDTWFNKLASPTVKQLVTQALKNNQQLRQERFDVEIQKQQLIITGAALWPSLDISSRVGRSKNNRPVSYNNSSSVSLELGYEIDLWGKLSNAKRRDNLNYLAQQARYEQAKQQLIADVVTNWFNLISAEQLLDLFKRREANAKQNLEIIESGYRQGLNEALDVYLARNELNNERSRIATQQANLSQSARRLERLLGEYPKGLLAANHDLPVINDDIPHGLPSELITRKPTLRASWYQLLATDASLAYAHKQRFPSLNLSAGLSDSTSRVSDLFSPSSLAWSLIGSISAPIFNGGRLAANEEIASLQTQKQEQAYLQSLYDAFSDVENAISQQQSLKARYQSTLQAQENALAAEQLSFEQYQSGLVSYTTVLDAQARSFDAQSSLIEIKNQLLTNRINLHVALGGDFVKSISVQDEQAI
- a CDS encoding efflux RND transporter periplasmic adaptor subunit; amino-acid sequence: MKLNKQKIIVPAAIIIATLFLVMFIKGNPPTASRFSAPPKAKINVAVKPLQLIDYPVEIDSFGTVKPRTQSMLVAQVSGQIIDINEQFREGGFFAKDDVLLQLDDRDLKAEVKSAQANLLNAEQSLLEEQARGRQALTDWQRLGNESEPSILVLRKPQLAAAQAQVLSAQAQLEKAQLNLERTKIKAPYAGRVLNRSVDLGQVVSNNMQLATIYATDSVEIRLPIKNKDLPFINLPEQYRDGAKNQRGSAVNFTSDLIGEQQWQGQLIRTEGAIDESAQQLYVVAKINDPYKSTSDNQYPVKIGQYVKAKINGKVASQVLVIPNSAIYQGSYVYVVENGTLQRKNIALAWQNAQQGIVKKGLEAGSQLVLTPLGQVSSGTPVQVMGATPKAQKRGEQP
- a CDS encoding efflux RND transporter permease subunit: MIAWFTRNHVAANLLLISIVLGGLFSLSSKLPLEVFPSFVSDRINISVSLRGSTPEDAEKGVTIRIEEALQDLEGIKQISSRSSEGSSQVSVEVDTGYDERELLADIKSRVDAINTFPADAEKPVIGLIQRKREVIAVTVSSDYNEKETLEYAEQVRDQLLRIPAITQVELSGVRNYELAIEVSQDTLRQYDLTLAQVSSAIANSSSDISAGNLKTEGGDVLIRSKGQAYRKDEFANIVIKNQADGTIIRLSDIATINDDFEETPVRTRFNGKQAAFIDVYRIGPQSAIEVADAVKNYITSEQANLPQGFYLSYWDDDSEVVKSRIATLTSNALQGGILVLGLLTLFLRPAIAFWVFIGIPVSFMGAFMAMAAFGVTINVISLFGFILVLGIVVDDAIVTGENVYTHLKTAKSGEEAAIKGTQEVATPVTFGVLTTVAAFLPLGFIEGARGAIFAQIPVVVIPVLLFSLIESKFVLPAHLKYIKLRQQKGEGSKLEQLQQRFADGFEHAILKYYQPVLGLALRNKLATVSLFMGVFLIILTMITSGWTKFIFFPRIPSETVRVNLTFPAGTPFEVTNKYIIDMSDKARELQRKYQDEETGQSIILNILASTGGRGGAANSGSVRFEITPAEQRESDIGSRELVKEWRQLIGIVPGAESLTFRAEIGRSSNPIDVQLSGNSISTLQTVAEQIKQRLATYPSVFDIADSMSDGKEELQIELTEQGLALGLNRVDVSRQVRNSFFGVQVQRIQRGRDDVRVMVRLPIDERRSVADLKDILIQTPNGGRVPLSHVATLVPGQSPSTITRIDRYRTLNVSADVEKTDTNMTVLQADLKAYLDELVQQYPGVSHSLEGEAKEQRESFGSLLWGMIFVFFVIYGLLAIPFKSYLQPLVVMSIIPFGMIGAVIGHWIMGMELTIMSLLGMLALIGVVVNDSLVLVDFINKKRSEGLDLMEAVKTAGVARFRPVMLTSLTTFIGLMPLLFEKATQAQFLIPMAVSLGFGIIFATFITLLLVPVNYMLMERFQGWFK